In Natronococcus occultus SP4, the following proteins share a genomic window:
- a CDS encoding ribbon-helix-helix protein, CopG family, whose amino-acid sequence MAHRVTVSLDDDAHAALETLETKAEMGRSELVRRAISFYAANFEAASERPSDNLEQYYQMLSSGEHVLLDVDFLHAFLEYCYADGDPDPAFIEAADRVSDYHAREYETRFEDVGELLEWLSFCGFLEVRDEADGVYHVVFPSEAIQWFMTRFIERSTSSLPTEIEIERGVSKTIIAERSGDR is encoded by the coding sequence ATGGCTCACCGAGTGACGGTCTCGCTCGACGACGACGCACACGCGGCCCTCGAGACGCTCGAGACGAAGGCCGAGATGGGACGAAGCGAACTCGTTCGCCGCGCGATCTCCTTCTATGCAGCCAACTTCGAGGCCGCAAGCGAACGACCCAGCGACAACTTAGAGCAGTACTACCAGATGCTCTCCTCGGGCGAGCACGTCCTGCTCGACGTCGACTTCCTGCACGCCTTCCTCGAGTACTGCTACGCGGACGGCGATCCCGACCCGGCGTTCATCGAGGCGGCCGACCGGGTCTCGGACTACCACGCCCGCGAGTACGAGACCCGGTTCGAGGACGTCGGCGAGCTCCTGGAGTGGCTCTCGTTCTGTGGCTTCCTCGAGGTGCGCGACGAGGCCGACGGCGTCTACCACGTCGTCTTTCCCTCGGAGGCGATCCAGTGGTTCATGACGCGGTTCATCGAGCGCAGTACGTCCTCGCTGCCGACGGAGATCGAGATCGAGCGGGGCGTCTCGAAGACGATCATCGCCGAACGGTCCGGCGACAGGTAA
- a CDS encoding maleate cis-trans isomerase family protein translates to MSERTGDRTVRLGLIVPSSNTTAEPEFRRFGPDGATVHAARMPLESVTVDELDAMSDDAVRAAELLAHADVNAVAYACTTGSLIHGPGFDAELEADLEAAAGVPAVATARSVVRALEALSADRIAVATPYTDVLDEKERSFLEAAGFEVATIDGRGIAANTEIGALEPADARRQVLALDADGVLEDVDAVFLSCTNYRSLAAVPELEAELGVPVVTSNGATLWDVCRAADARVEAPGRLFERA, encoded by the coding sequence ATGAGTGAGCGGACGGGCGATCGAACGGTTCGGCTGGGGCTGATCGTCCCCTCGTCGAACACCACCGCGGAACCCGAGTTCCGCCGGTTCGGACCCGACGGGGCGACGGTCCACGCGGCGCGGATGCCCCTCGAATCGGTCACCGTCGACGAGCTCGACGCGATGAGCGACGACGCGGTTCGGGCGGCCGAACTGCTCGCCCACGCCGACGTCAACGCGGTCGCGTACGCCTGCACGACGGGGAGCCTGATCCACGGCCCGGGGTTCGACGCCGAACTCGAGGCCGACCTGGAGGCCGCGGCGGGCGTCCCCGCCGTCGCGACGGCCCGATCGGTGGTCCGGGCGCTCGAGGCGCTCTCGGCCGATCGGATCGCCGTCGCGACACCCTACACCGACGTCCTCGACGAGAAGGAGCGGTCGTTCCTCGAGGCGGCCGGTTTCGAGGTCGCGACGATCGACGGCCGCGGGATCGCGGCCAACACCGAGATCGGCGCGCTCGAGCCCGCGGACGCGCGCCGGCAGGTGCTCGCACTCGACGCCGACGGCGTCCTCGAGGACGTCGACGCCGTCTTCCTCTCGTGTACGAACTACCGGTCGCTGGCGGCGGTGCCGGAACTCGAGGCCGAACTCGGCGTTCCGGTCGTCACGAGCAACGGGGCGACGCTGTGGGACGTCTGCCGCGCGGCCGACGCGAGGGTCGAGGCTCCCGGACGGCTCTTCGAGCGGGCGTAG
- a CDS encoding hydantoinase/oxoprolinase family protein, producing the protein MNDASDTPEKSMASNHAPSTPTLTDGSGETTTDRTTRIGVDVGGTFTDVALSVDDRLVTAKVPTTTDQQHVGVLEGIAKACDEAGIDPSEIDAFAHAMTVSVNALLERGGARTALVTTAGFRDVLEIGRQDRPDLYDLEAEKPDPLVPRRRRFEVDERTTADGVERPVDPDEVRELAATLRERDVESVAVCLLHAYADAENERRVAAILREELDVPVSASHDVLAEFREFERTSTTAVDAYVRPAIDRYVGRLVEEAADAGIPAPQIMQANGGIADPETVREHAVTTTLSGPAAGVVGAAATVDDADLEGLVTFDMGGTSSDVSLVRDGEAERTTDAEIDGLPIRTPMVDVNTVGAGGGSIAWVDAGGALRVGPRSAGAEPGPACYGRGGTEPTVTDANVVLGYIGPETALGGEMTLDVDAAREALAGLADEAGLESALEAARGVYRVANATMTRTIRSVTVERGHDPREFALVAFGGAGPMHAAALADSLEVDRVVVPRPGGVLSAFGLLAADEGYDAARTVRTPLAAAEPDRIEDVYDELVADVLDDATEPDAARVERAADCRYAGQSFELTVPVGESFDPNAVGERFHAAHERAYGYRMDEDVEVVTLRASATVAGASPTVRHEGAGDARLGTREAHFPDGGTAEATVYDRDGLAPGATVTGPAVLEQAESTTVVPPEWEGDVHEDGTLAMTRTEADR; encoded by the coding sequence ATGAACGACGCATCCGACACACCAGAGAAATCCATGGCATCGAACCACGCTCCGTCCACCCCGACGCTGACCGACGGGAGCGGAGAAACGACCACCGACCGGACTACCCGGATCGGCGTCGACGTCGGCGGCACCTTCACCGACGTCGCGCTGTCGGTCGACGACCGCCTCGTCACGGCGAAGGTCCCGACGACGACCGACCAGCAACACGTCGGCGTCCTCGAGGGGATCGCGAAGGCCTGCGACGAGGCGGGGATCGACCCGAGCGAGATCGACGCCTTCGCCCACGCGATGACCGTCTCGGTCAACGCCCTGCTCGAGCGGGGCGGCGCCCGAACGGCCCTCGTCACGACGGCGGGCTTTCGGGACGTCCTCGAGATCGGCCGCCAGGACCGACCCGACCTGTACGATCTGGAGGCCGAGAAACCCGACCCGCTCGTCCCGCGGCGACGGCGCTTCGAAGTCGACGAGCGCACGACCGCCGACGGTGTCGAGCGACCGGTCGATCCCGACGAGGTTCGAGAGCTCGCGGCGACGCTGCGGGAGCGGGACGTCGAAAGCGTCGCGGTCTGTCTGCTCCACGCCTACGCCGACGCCGAGAACGAACGACGCGTCGCCGCGATCCTCCGCGAGGAGCTCGACGTTCCGGTGTCGGCCTCCCACGACGTCCTCGCGGAGTTCCGCGAGTTCGAGCGCACCTCGACAACGGCCGTCGACGCCTACGTCCGGCCCGCGATCGACCGCTACGTGGGGCGGCTGGTCGAGGAGGCTGCCGACGCGGGGATTCCGGCCCCACAGATCATGCAGGCCAACGGCGGGATCGCCGACCCCGAGACGGTCCGCGAGCACGCGGTAACGACGACGCTGTCGGGGCCGGCCGCGGGCGTCGTCGGGGCCGCGGCGACCGTCGACGACGCCGACCTCGAGGGGCTCGTCACCTTCGACATGGGCGGGACCTCGAGTGACGTGAGCCTCGTCCGGGACGGCGAGGCCGAGCGGACGACCGACGCCGAGATCGACGGACTGCCGATCCGGACGCCGATGGTCGACGTCAACACCGTCGGCGCGGGCGGTGGTTCGATCGCCTGGGTCGACGCCGGCGGCGCGCTCCGGGTTGGGCCGCGATCCGCGGGCGCCGAACCCGGCCCCGCCTGCTACGGGAGAGGCGGAACCGAGCCGACCGTCACCGACGCCAACGTCGTTCTGGGCTACATCGGTCCCGAGACCGCGCTCGGCGGGGAGATGACCCTCGACGTCGACGCGGCCCGCGAGGCGCTCGCGGGACTCGCCGACGAGGCCGGCCTCGAGAGCGCGCTCGAGGCCGCACGCGGCGTCTACCGGGTCGCGAACGCGACGATGACCCGAACCATCCGCTCGGTGACCGTCGAGCGCGGCCACGACCCCCGCGAGTTCGCGCTCGTCGCCTTCGGCGGCGCGGGGCCGATGCACGCCGCCGCGCTGGCCGACTCGCTCGAGGTCGACCGCGTCGTCGTCCCCCGACCCGGGGGCGTCCTCTCGGCCTTCGGTCTACTGGCGGCCGACGAGGGGTACGACGCGGCTCGAACCGTCCGCACGCCGCTTGCCGCGGCCGAGCCGGACCGAATCGAGGACGTTTACGACGAACTGGTCGCGGACGTCCTCGACGACGCCACCGAGCCCGACGCCGCGAGGGTCGAGCGCGCGGCCGACTGCCGGTACGCGGGACAGAGCTTCGAGCTGACGGTACCCGTCGGCGAGTCGTTCGATCCGAACGCGGTCGGAGAGCGGTTCCACGCGGCTCACGAGCGGGCCTACGGCTACCGGATGGACGAGGACGTCGAGGTCGTCACGCTGCGGGCGTCGGCGACCGTCGCGGGCGCCTCGCCGACCGTCCGCCACGAGGGGGCCGGCGACGCCCGACTGGGCACACGGGAGGCTCACTTTCCTGACGGCGGCACGGCGGAGGCGACCGTCTACGACCGCGACGGGCTGGCGCCCGGCGCGACCGTTACGGGGCCCGCGGTGCTCGAACAGGCCGAAAGTACGACCGTCGTCCCGCCCGAATGGGAGGGCGACGTCCACGAGGACGGAACGCTCGCGATGACGCGCACGGAGGCAGACCGATGA
- a CDS encoding polysaccharide deacetylase family protein gives MDDDRGAGAAALETQTTRRGLFGLAAGGLLALTGTGAGAASTADEETSGKVVFIYDDSWREDWDQTFPVHQEKDAPACCAAVTEYVDTSWGLLPEHLREMEESGWEIMSHTSAHDVVGNLYLTEPAEPEDDRLAVDGSFLTDHDGEPIVIGTDGGTVENVIAGGGEDDDGFFLDLEEPVGEAFAAEETFVRFTDERIRKEVVGSKEELEEMGVDVDYFVSPFGRSEGLVEELVGEHYAGFANREGDGLNGLANLDPYDLGRTSIDGRSSSRADIETFYDQVAAGDYLGIVVGHSQFEETTEERVRFAIQEARERDLEIVTLREALSAHGVGPDEVLGADDEESTEDANGDDGAESNGDNGDDEGEARTEEETVGSAIRENGPSIAAGTGLLATIGLVGRAAYRRLNGSDGPN, from the coding sequence ATGGACGACGATCGAGGGGCCGGAGCCGCGGCCCTGGAGACCCAGACCACGCGCCGCGGGCTCTTCGGGCTCGCCGCGGGCGGGCTGCTCGCGTTGACCGGAACCGGGGCGGGCGCCGCCAGCACCGCGGACGAGGAGACCAGCGGGAAAGTCGTGTTTATCTACGACGACAGCTGGCGCGAGGACTGGGACCAGACGTTCCCGGTTCACCAGGAGAAAGACGCACCGGCCTGCTGTGCCGCGGTAACGGAGTACGTCGACACGAGTTGGGGGCTGCTCCCGGAACACCTCCGGGAGATGGAGGAGTCGGGATGGGAGATCATGTCACACACTTCGGCTCACGACGTCGTCGGTAACCTCTATCTCACCGAACCCGCCGAGCCGGAGGACGATCGGCTCGCGGTAGACGGCAGCTTTCTGACCGATCACGACGGCGAACCGATCGTTATCGGGACCGACGGTGGAACCGTCGAGAACGTCATCGCCGGCGGCGGCGAGGACGACGACGGCTTTTTCCTCGACCTCGAGGAGCCGGTCGGCGAGGCGTTCGCGGCCGAGGAGACGTTCGTCCGCTTTACCGACGAGCGGATCCGCAAGGAGGTCGTCGGCTCGAAAGAAGAACTCGAGGAGATGGGCGTCGACGTCGACTACTTCGTCTCCCCGTTCGGTCGCAGCGAGGGTCTCGTCGAGGAGCTCGTCGGGGAACACTACGCCGGCTTCGCGAACCGCGAGGGCGACGGACTGAACGGGCTCGCGAACCTCGATCCCTACGATCTCGGGCGGACGAGCATCGACGGCCGATCCTCGAGCCGGGCCGACATCGAGACCTTCTACGATCAGGTCGCCGCCGGCGACTATCTCGGAATCGTCGTCGGTCACAGCCAGTTCGAGGAGACGACCGAGGAACGGGTCCGTTTCGCGATCCAGGAAGCACGGGAGCGCGACCTCGAGATCGTCACGCTCCGGGAGGCGCTTTCGGCACACGGGGTCGGTCCCGACGAGGTGCTCGGAGCCGACGACGAGGAGTCGACCGAGGACGCAAACGGTGACGACGGAGCCGAGTCCAACGGCGACAACGGGGATGACGAGGGCGAGGCGCGCACCGAGGAGGAAACTGTCGGCTCGGCGATCCGGGAGAACGGTCCCTCGATCGCCGCCGGAACGGGGCTGCTCGCGACGATCGGGCTGGTGGGACGGGCCGCCTACCGTCGACTCAACGGCTCGGACGGACCGAACTGA
- a CDS encoding Nramp family divalent metal transporter encodes MGLVDRLKAIGPGALVAAAFVGPGTVTTASVLGAEYAYVLVWTIAFSILATMVLQEMSARLGLITSEGLGEAFRSEFENPLAKGATVALVVSAIGIGTAAFQTGNIVGGAAGLATITGVSENVWGPLMGLVAAALLWTGNYKLIERVFVGLVVVMGLAFVINAIMVRPDLGALGSGLVPTIPDGSAYLIAGLIGTTVVGYNLFLHASTVQERWDGAGDLAECRTDTIAMVAVGGVITTSIVVTAAAVFPEGTQIADVGEMADQLEPVFGGYALTLFAIGLFAAGFTSSMSAPLAGAYATAGALGWERDLQSTRFRAIWGTILGVGIVFSALDYNPVEVIVFAQVANGLLLPILAVFLIYAMNNDELLGEYTNSTLQNVLGGLVTLVVIGIGLQTLYDVLIL; translated from the coding sequence ATGGGTCTTGTAGACAGATTGAAAGCAATCGGACCGGGCGCGCTCGTGGCGGCGGCGTTCGTCGGTCCGGGGACTGTCACGACTGCGAGCGTCCTCGGCGCGGAGTACGCCTACGTGCTGGTGTGGACGATCGCGTTCTCAATCCTGGCGACGATGGTGCTCCAGGAGATGAGCGCGCGCCTCGGCCTGATCACCAGCGAGGGACTGGGCGAGGCGTTTCGAAGCGAGTTCGAAAACCCCCTCGCGAAGGGGGCGACGGTCGCGCTCGTCGTGAGCGCGATCGGGATCGGAACGGCGGCGTTCCAGACCGGCAACATCGTCGGCGGCGCCGCCGGCCTCGCGACGATCACCGGCGTCAGCGAGAACGTCTGGGGACCGCTGATGGGATTGGTCGCCGCCGCGTTGCTCTGGACGGGTAACTACAAGCTGATCGAGCGGGTGTTCGTCGGCCTCGTGGTGGTCATGGGGCTCGCGTTCGTTATCAACGCGATCATGGTCCGCCCGGACCTCGGGGCGCTCGGAAGCGGACTCGTCCCGACGATCCCCGACGGCTCGGCGTACCTGATCGCAGGCCTCATCGGGACCACCGTCGTCGGCTACAACCTGTTCCTGCATGCAAGCACCGTCCAGGAGCGCTGGGACGGGGCGGGCGATCTGGCCGAGTGTCGCACCGACACGATCGCGATGGTCGCCGTCGGCGGCGTCATCACGACCTCGATCGTCGTCACGGCAGCCGCGGTGTTTCCCGAGGGGACACAGATCGCCGACGTCGGCGAGATGGCCGACCAGCTCGAGCCCGTCTTCGGCGGCTACGCGCTGACGCTTTTCGCGATCGGGCTCTTTGCCGCCGGCTTCACGAGTTCGATGAGCGCGCCGCTGGCCGGCGCCTACGCGACCGCCGGCGCGCTGGGCTGGGAGCGGGACCTGCAGTCGACCCGGTTCCGGGCGATCTGGGGGACGATCCTCGGCGTCGGCATCGTCTTCTCGGCGCTCGACTACAACCCCGTCGAGGTGATCGTCTTCGCGCAGGTGGCCAACGGCCTGCTGCTCCCGATCCTCGCGGTCTTCCTCATCTACGCGATGAACAACGACGAACTGCTCGGCGAGTACACGAACAGCACGCTCCAGAACGTCCTCGGCGGACTCGTCACGCTCGTCGTGATCGGCATCGGGCTGCAGACGCTCTACGACGTCCTGATACTATGA
- the engB gene encoding GTP-binding protein EngB, with product MFDTRPDREAEVALVGRSNVGKSTLMREITGHSFDTGGKPGVTREPNHFDWTAEDFVVTDLPGFGFMSGVDEDRREQIKTDIVRYLEEYADNVLVGILVVDGKSVIDIIDRHSGPDEIPYDVEMFHFLRDLDIPTVVAVNKMDKVDDRDERLNELCDRLGLLPPWKQWQETIAPITAKKGRIEPLNEAVRTHLHEQNRDDLFKFF from the coding sequence ATGTTCGATACACGTCCCGACCGCGAGGCGGAGGTCGCCCTCGTCGGTCGCTCGAACGTGGGCAAATCCACGCTCATGCGCGAGATCACCGGCCACAGCTTCGACACCGGGGGCAAGCCCGGCGTCACCCGCGAACCGAACCACTTCGACTGGACCGCCGAGGACTTCGTCGTCACCGACCTCCCCGGCTTCGGCTTCATGAGCGGCGTCGACGAGGACCGTCGCGAGCAGATCAAGACGGACATCGTCCGCTACCTCGAGGAGTACGCCGACAACGTCCTCGTTGGGATCCTGGTCGTCGACGGGAAGAGCGTTATCGACATCATCGACCGCCACTCGGGGCCCGACGAGATTCCCTACGACGTCGAGATGTTTCACTTCCTGCGCGATCTGGATATTCCGACGGTCGTCGCGGTCAACAAGATGGACAAGGTCGACGACCGCGACGAGCGACTGAACGAGCTCTGCGATCGGCTGGGGCTGCTCCCGCCCTGGAAGCAGTGGCAGGAGACCATCGCACCGATCACGGCCAAGAAGGGCCGAATCGAGCCGCTGAACGAGGCCGTTCGTACCCACCTCCACGAGCAGAACCGGGACGACCTCTTCAAGTTCTTCTGA
- a CDS encoding TIGR00341 family protein produces the protein MRLVQLTVPTGKRQTILETLDDRGIDYVVTDEGSDREYTAVVYFPLPAPAVEPVLDELQEVGIGEDAYTVVVDAETVISRRFEALREEYEEGDVESDRISRQELQTEAESLTPTFGVYSTMTVISAIVATAGLLLDSPAVVVGSMVIAPLIGPALGASVGSVIDDEELFVESITYQIIGIVFAIGAAAVFAWAVQAINIVPPGLDLAEVDEISERLAPDLLSLAVALGAGVAGIVSIATGISVALVGVMIAAALIPPAAAAGIAIAWGQPAAAIGSTALVFVNVLSVNLAGLLTLWYLGYRPESLFALGETEQRVRKRVVGLVVIVVVFSVFLGAITYSSYQVGNFEENTREEITMVLDDEEFEQYQLLDIEVVMDEDYPIQSPERVVVTIGGPPGETASGLTTEIRERVESHANGDVDIEIQYVTILEE, from the coding sequence GTGCGGCTGGTACAGTTGACGGTTCCGACGGGAAAGCGACAGACGATCCTCGAGACGCTCGACGACCGCGGGATCGACTACGTCGTGACTGACGAGGGGAGCGATCGGGAGTACACGGCGGTAGTCTACTTTCCGCTGCCGGCGCCGGCGGTCGAGCCGGTTCTCGACGAGCTCCAGGAGGTGGGAATCGGCGAGGACGCCTACACAGTCGTCGTCGACGCCGAGACGGTGATCTCGCGGCGCTTCGAGGCGCTGCGCGAGGAGTACGAGGAGGGCGACGTCGAGTCCGATCGGATCTCCCGCCAGGAGCTTCAGACGGAGGCCGAATCGCTGACGCCGACGTTCGGCGTCTACTCGACGATGACGGTCATCAGTGCGATCGTCGCGACGGCGGGACTGTTGCTCGACTCGCCGGCCGTCGTCGTCGGCTCGATGGTGATCGCACCACTGATCGGTCCGGCCCTTGGCGCGAGCGTCGGCTCGGTGATCGACGACGAGGAGCTGTTCGTCGAGAGCATCACCTACCAGATTATCGGGATCGTCTTCGCGATCGGCGCCGCGGCCGTCTTCGCGTGGGCCGTCCAGGCGATCAACATCGTTCCGCCCGGGCTCGACCTCGCGGAGGTCGACGAGATCTCCGAACGGCTCGCCCCCGACCTGCTGTCGCTTGCCGTCGCGCTCGGTGCCGGCGTCGCCGGGATCGTCAGTATTGCGACGGGCATCTCGGTCGCGCTCGTCGGTGTCATGATCGCCGCGGCGCTGATCCCGCCCGCTGCGGCCGCGGGGATCGCGATCGCCTGGGGCCAACCCGCGGCGGCGATCGGGTCGACGGCGCTGGTGTTCGTCAACGTCCTCTCGGTGAACCTCGCCGGCCTGCTGACGTTGTGGTATCTGGGGTATCGTCCGGAGAGCCTGTTTGCACTCGGGGAGACCGAACAGCGAGTCCGCAAACGAGTCGTCGGGCTCGTCGTGATCGTGGTCGTCTTCTCGGTCTTTCTGGGAGCGATTACCTACTCGTCGTACCAGGTCGGCAACTTCGAGGAGAACACCCGCGAGGAGATCACGATGGTCCTCGACGACGAGGAGTTCGAACAGTACCAGCTGCTCGATATCGAGGTGGTCATGGACGAGGACTATCCGATCCAGAGCCCCGAGCGAGTGGTCGTGACGATCGGCGGCCCGCCCGGCGAGACCGCGTCGGGATTAACGACCGAAATCCGCGAGCGCGTCGAGTCACACGCCAACGGCGACGTCGATATCGAGATTCAGTACGTCACCATCCTCGAGGAGTAG
- a CDS encoding hydantoinase B/oxoprolinase family protein: MTRSHDETDDGIDPVTLEVLRNQLEGVAEEMGQTLIRGAYSPNIKERRDCSTALFDADGRMIAQAEHIPVHLGAMPQAVDAVREHDPELGDVFVLNDPFAGGTHLPDVTMVSPIGSDGEIVGYAVSRAHHADVGGMAPGSMPAGAREIYQEGLRLPPTRLVADGEIREDVRALVLANVRNPKERRADLRAQLAANDRAAERVADLFDEHGRETVLEGFDAVIDYSADRMRDQVRALPDGTYEATDVLEGDGITDEDVEISVAVTVDGEAIEVDFTGTAAQLEGNLNAPLAVATSAVYFVVRCVTDPEIPPNEGCYEPVSVRAPEGSLLNPEAPAAVVGGNVETSQRVTDVVFAALAEAAPDRVPAGSQGTMNNLTVGARDGSFTYYETIGGGFGARAERDGMDGVQVGMTNTLNTPVESIETEYPLRVERYGFRPDSGGRGRQRGGLGLERALTVETEATVSLLTERRRHAPSGVAGGEDGARGENLIDGESVPAKTTVDVEAGTTVTVRTPGGGGHGDPDERDAAALEADRADGKIDDEDGADE; the protein is encoded by the coding sequence ATGACCCGAAGCCACGACGAGACCGACGACGGGATCGACCCGGTGACCCTGGAAGTGCTGCGCAACCAGCTCGAGGGCGTCGCCGAGGAGATGGGCCAGACCCTCATTCGGGGAGCATACTCCCCGAACATCAAGGAACGACGGGACTGCTCGACGGCGCTGTTCGACGCCGACGGGCGGATGATCGCCCAGGCCGAGCACATCCCCGTCCACCTGGGCGCGATGCCCCAGGCGGTCGACGCCGTCCGCGAGCACGATCCCGAACTGGGCGACGTGTTCGTCCTCAACGACCCCTTCGCCGGCGGCACCCATCTGCCGGACGTGACGATGGTGTCGCCGATCGGGTCGGATGGCGAGATCGTCGGTTACGCCGTCTCCCGGGCCCACCACGCCGACGTCGGCGGGATGGCCCCCGGCAGCATGCCAGCTGGAGCCCGCGAGATCTACCAGGAGGGGCTCCGACTGCCGCCCACGCGGCTCGTCGCGGACGGCGAGATCCGCGAGGACGTCCGGGCGCTGGTGCTCGCGAACGTCCGCAACCCCAAGGAGCGACGGGCGGATCTGCGGGCCCAGCTCGCGGCCAACGACCGCGCGGCCGAGCGCGTAGCCGATCTGTTCGACGAGCACGGCCGCGAGACGGTCCTGGAGGGGTTCGACGCCGTGATCGACTACTCCGCCGACCGGATGCGCGACCAGGTGCGGGCGCTGCCCGACGGCACCTACGAGGCGACCGACGTCCTCGAGGGCGACGGGATCACCGACGAGGACGTCGAGATCAGCGTGGCGGTGACCGTCGACGGCGAGGCGATCGAAGTCGACTTCACGGGGACGGCGGCCCAGCTCGAGGGGAACCTCAACGCGCCCCTCGCCGTGGCGACGAGCGCGGTCTACTTCGTCGTTCGCTGCGTCACCGACCCCGAGATCCCGCCGAACGAGGGCTGTTACGAGCCCGTCTCGGTTCGAGCCCCCGAGGGGTCGCTGCTGAATCCCGAGGCGCCCGCGGCCGTCGTCGGGGGGAACGTCGAGACCAGCCAGCGGGTGACCGACGTCGTCTTCGCGGCCCTCGCGGAGGCGGCGCCCGATCGGGTTCCCGCGGGGAGCCAGGGGACGATGAACAACCTCACCGTCGGCGCCCGCGACGGCTCCTTTACGTACTACGAGACGATCGGCGGCGGGTTCGGCGCGCGAGCAGAGCGGGACGGGATGGATGGCGTCCAGGTCGGGATGACCAACACGCTCAACACGCCCGTCGAGTCGATCGAGACGGAGTACCCGCTCCGCGTGGAACGCTACGGTTTCCGGCCCGACAGCGGCGGTCGCGGCCGACAGCGGGGCGGGCTGGGACTCGAGCGAGCGCTCACCGTCGAGACCGAGGCGACCGTCTCCCTGCTGACCGAGCGCCGGCGCCACGCCCCGAGCGGCGTCGCGGGCGGCGAGGACGGCGCCCGCGGCGAGAATCTGATCGACGGCGAGTCGGTGCCCGCGAAGACGACCGTCGACGTCGAGGCCGGAACCACGGTAACGGTCCGGACGCCCGGCGGGGGCGGCCACGGCGACCCCGACGAGCGCGACGCGGCGGCCCTCGAGGCGGACCGCGCCGACGGAAAGATCGACGACGAGGACGGCGCCGATGAGTGA
- a CDS encoding FKBP-type peptidyl-prolyl cis-trans isomerase, producing MVELGRIVVCQYTGRVVDDGEAGEPFDTTDAELAREAGIYHEHRNYEPLEIRVGQGEAVPGVERALREFEVDDEDVPAKTTIRLDPEEAFGEHDPDWVVELPLAEIDADETDAIEPETPVRDDDGKRGWITAIDDGTATVDFNHELAGVPVEIELDVLEIRDGSSATPE from the coding sequence ATGGTCGAACTCGGACGGATTGTGGTCTGTCAGTACACTGGACGCGTCGTCGACGACGGGGAAGCGGGCGAGCCGTTCGACACCACCGACGCCGAACTCGCGCGGGAGGCGGGGATCTACCACGAGCACCGCAACTACGAACCCCTCGAGATCCGGGTCGGACAGGGCGAAGCCGTCCCCGGCGTCGAGCGCGCGTTACGGGAGTTCGAGGTCGATGACGAGGACGTCCCAGCAAAGACGACGATCCGTCTCGACCCCGAGGAGGCCTTCGGCGAGCACGATCCGGACTGGGTCGTCGAGCTACCGCTCGCGGAGATCGACGCCGACGAGACGGACGCGATCGAACCCGAGACGCCGGTCCGGGACGACGACGGGAAACGCGGCTGGATCACCGCGATCGACGACGGGACCGCCACCGTCGACTTCAATCACGAACTGGCCGGCGTCCCCGTCGAGATCGAACTCGACGTCCTCGAGATCCGCGACGGGAGCTCGGCGACTCCCGAGTGA